In Serratia sp. FDAARGOS_506, a genomic segment contains:
- a CDS encoding TetR/AcrR family transcriptional regulator gives MQIDEHITGREPQQERGRQRVQTILDSAAAIVAQDGLAALSMQRLAKHAKTSIGSMYHFFPDRHAVIKALADRHTESVEALIRDMALASDDEWRRLSAEAVIQRLFSPYAQYLREHTDYLPVMREMNLPDEKSSFLALIARVLQLRRPETAEAEILQQTRLLQSLVAGTLHHIFKTAPQSVAFTLAELPGVLSLYLAGKEGSTA, from the coding sequence ATGCAAATCGACGAACACATCACCGGGCGAGAGCCGCAGCAGGAAAGAGGGCGGCAACGCGTACAAACCATTCTGGATTCGGCGGCGGCGATCGTGGCCCAGGACGGGCTGGCGGCGCTCAGCATGCAGCGGCTCGCCAAGCACGCCAAAACCTCCATCGGCTCGATGTATCACTTCTTTCCCGATCGCCACGCGGTGATCAAAGCGCTGGCGGATCGGCATACCGAGTCGGTCGAGGCGCTGATCCGCGACATGGCGTTGGCCAGTGACGACGAGTGGCGGCGCCTCTCCGCTGAAGCGGTGATCCAGCGGCTGTTTTCACCCTATGCGCAGTACCTGCGCGAGCACACCGACTACCTGCCGGTGATGCGGGAAATGAACCTGCCGGACGAAAAATCCAGCTTCCTGGCGCTGATCGCCCGCGTGCTGCAGCTGCGCCGCCCCGAGACCGCCGAAGCGGAGATCCTGCAGCAAACCCGGCTGTTGCAAAGCCTGGTGGCCGGTACGCTGCACCATATCTTCAAGACAGCGCCGCAGAGCGTGGCGTTCACGCTGGCGGAGCTGCCCGGCGTGCTGAGCCTGTATCTGGCGGGAAAAGAGGGAAGCACCGCTTAG
- a CDS encoding YtcA family lipoprotein yields MPDKKLLIFCLTALLLTGCSPAPSIVVFGASFPDWLFCLCGGVAGMVAIHLLLRTPEKRAWLAPQLLTYPALTALIAMLIWLLVFPH; encoded by the coding sequence ATGCCCGACAAAAAACTGCTTATCTTCTGCCTGACCGCGCTGTTGCTCACCGGGTGCTCGCCGGCACCGTCGATAGTGGTGTTCGGCGCTTCGTTCCCCGACTGGCTGTTTTGCCTATGCGGCGGCGTGGCGGGCATGGTGGCGATCCACCTGCTGCTGCGCACCCCGGAAAAACGCGCCTGGCTGGCGCCGCAGCTGCTGACGTATCCGGCGCTGACCGCGCTGATCGCCATGCTGATCTGGTTACTGGTTTTCCCCCACTGA
- the mdtN gene encoding multidrug transporter subunit MdtN codes for MTQPQTSNKRRLLVLAILALTFIVAAVVVWRVENAPTTDDAYAYADTIDVVPEVNGRIIEMPIRDNQEVRQGDLLFRIDPRPYLDALAASEARLITLNEQIKLTQRSVNAQQYNAESMNAIVKRSQALVAQATDTLNRRQKLLGKNYVSAEEVETARTSQRSAQAELQAALLQAKQAEAAVSGVEALVAQRAEVQADIAIAKLNLEFTEVRAPFDGRIASLKTTVGQYASSAKPVFTLIDTRRWYVIANFRETDLKGVHPGVPATLYLMSDAGQTFSGKVESISYGVQPDDGGTVLGGLPNVSRNINWVHVSQRFPVKIAVEAPNPALFRVGASAVAKLNLRHEE; via the coding sequence ATGACCCAACCACAAACCTCCAACAAGCGCAGACTGCTGGTGCTTGCCATCCTGGCGTTGACGTTCATCGTGGCCGCCGTCGTCGTCTGGCGGGTGGAAAACGCCCCCACTACCGACGATGCCTACGCCTATGCCGACACCATCGACGTGGTGCCGGAGGTGAACGGCCGCATCATCGAGATGCCAATCCGCGACAATCAGGAAGTGCGGCAAGGCGATCTGCTGTTCCGCATCGATCCACGCCCTTATCTGGATGCGCTGGCGGCAAGCGAGGCGCGCCTGATCACGCTGAATGAGCAGATCAAGCTGACGCAGCGCTCAGTCAACGCGCAGCAGTACAACGCCGAATCGATGAACGCCATCGTCAAACGCTCGCAGGCGCTGGTGGCGCAGGCGACCGACACCCTTAACCGCCGGCAGAAACTGCTCGGCAAGAACTACGTTTCGGCGGAAGAAGTGGAAACCGCCCGCACCTCCCAGCGCTCGGCGCAGGCGGAGCTGCAGGCCGCGTTGCTGCAGGCGAAACAGGCGGAAGCCGCCGTCAGCGGCGTCGAGGCCCTGGTCGCGCAGCGCGCCGAAGTGCAGGCCGACATCGCCATCGCCAAACTGAACCTGGAATTCACCGAGGTGAGAGCGCCGTTCGACGGCCGCATCGCCTCCCTGAAAACCACCGTCGGCCAATATGCCTCCAGCGCCAAACCGGTGTTCACCCTGATCGACACCCGCCGCTGGTACGTGATCGCCAACTTCCGCGAAACCGACCTGAAAGGCGTGCATCCCGGCGTGCCGGCCACGCTGTATCTGATGAGCGACGCCGGCCAGACATTCAGCGGCAAGGTGGAATCGATCAGTTACGGCGTGCAGCCCGACGACGGTGGCACCGTGCTGGGCGGCCTGCCCAACGTGTCGCGCAATATCAACTGGGTGCACGTTTCGCAGCGCTTCCCGGTCAAGATCGCAGTAGAAGCCCCCAACCCGGCGCTGTTCCGCGTGGGCGCTTCGGCGGTGGCGAAGCTGAACCTGCGCCATGAAGAGTAA
- a CDS encoding FUSC family protein translates to MSRGWLPQLIDELRPSDSRINLVIRALLSSAIAIVISQTLQVPWLALSLIAVFFITQSNIVITRAIGILFFVSSTLAIGAAILVLKFTYDYPMLRILLSSALFFLSVFLMRVTKVGVLFFLMALVVIYTQSFVDLTPQAEVVIRLVLWVWVAINYAILLTLIVNTLLLPAEPLKQLKSRMIAVLDETRAMLAQGDETRDLSAISQHATELHKLLRFSVMRSDRCRANEPGYLALITLVLQLNILAYQLPPVFGAAARKLAQEIDAACRALQTAISHDSALRFSVAIADSDDPQVPAPLNEMAGLLQVYANRSDYADALQAAPPPKVPFFTPDALTNPVYIQFSLKTLLTVLVAYVFYTAVDWSGIHTIMLSCLIVAQPSLGATQRRARLRLGGAAIGSLLALISVVWIMPHLDSLVGLLLLTLPVIALSAWIAAGSEKISYAGVQILFTFSLALLESFGPVTELTEIRDRLIGIVLGVGFATFIHATLWPEYEGESLRQQVATVLRELARFLGGENTNAIGIWQKIEGCEAVVARVTLEPTWQLADDNHESFTRHIQLIFNQTRSLLLTSEKLNTYLTGSGAALSVQERAALLEVQRQGGRVLAEYAAQLASAPQALRAPDFHPPLAALHADTVRHLAQELSDGVNRLPAWGDA, encoded by the coding sequence ATGTCTCGCGGTTGGCTGCCTCAACTGATCGACGAGCTGCGCCCTTCTGACAGCCGCATCAACCTGGTGATCCGCGCCCTGCTCTCCAGCGCGATCGCCATCGTGATCTCGCAGACGCTGCAGGTGCCGTGGCTGGCGCTGTCGCTGATTGCTGTCTTCTTTATCACGCAGTCCAATATCGTGATCACCCGCGCGATCGGCATTCTGTTCTTCGTCAGCTCCACGCTGGCGATCGGCGCCGCCATCCTGGTGCTGAAGTTTACCTACGACTACCCGATGCTGCGCATCCTGCTCTCCAGCGCGCTGTTTTTCCTCAGCGTGTTCCTGATGCGGGTGACCAAGGTCGGGGTGCTGTTCTTCCTGATGGCGCTGGTGGTGATCTACACGCAAAGCTTTGTCGATCTCACCCCGCAGGCGGAAGTGGTGATACGGCTGGTGTTGTGGGTCTGGGTGGCGATCAACTACGCCATCTTGCTCACCCTGATCGTCAATACCCTGCTGCTGCCGGCTGAACCGCTGAAGCAGTTGAAAAGCCGGATGATCGCGGTGTTGGATGAAACTCGCGCTATGTTGGCCCAAGGCGACGAGACGCGCGATCTGAGCGCCATCTCGCAGCACGCCACCGAGCTGCATAAACTGCTGCGCTTTTCAGTGATGCGCAGCGATCGCTGCCGCGCCAACGAGCCCGGTTATCTGGCGCTGATCACCCTGGTGTTGCAGCTCAATATCCTGGCCTACCAGCTGCCGCCTGTTTTCGGCGCAGCCGCGCGTAAATTGGCGCAAGAGATAGACGCCGCCTGCCGCGCGCTGCAAACGGCGATAAGCCACGACAGCGCGCTGCGATTTTCCGTCGCGATCGCCGACAGCGACGATCCGCAGGTGCCGGCGCCGCTCAATGAAATGGCCGGCCTCCTGCAGGTCTACGCCAACCGTAGCGACTACGCCGACGCTCTGCAGGCCGCCCCACCGCCGAAAGTGCCCTTCTTTACCCCCGATGCCCTGACCAACCCGGTTTACATCCAGTTTTCGTTGAAAACGCTGCTGACCGTGCTGGTGGCCTACGTGTTTTATACCGCCGTCGATTGGTCCGGCATTCATACCATCATGCTGAGCTGCCTGATCGTGGCGCAGCCCAGCCTCGGTGCCACGCAGCGGCGGGCGCGGCTGCGTCTCGGCGGCGCGGCGATCGGCAGCCTGCTGGCGCTGATCTCGGTAGTATGGATCATGCCTCACCTCGATAGCCTCGTCGGCTTGCTGCTGCTGACGCTGCCGGTGATCGCCCTGTCCGCCTGGATCGCCGCCGGCTCCGAGAAGATAAGCTATGCAGGGGTACAGATCCTGTTCACCTTTTCCCTGGCGCTGCTGGAAAGCTTCGGCCCGGTCACCGAGCTGACCGAGATCCGCGATCGCCTGATCGGCATCGTGCTGGGGGTAGGGTTCGCCACCTTCATTCACGCCACGCTGTGGCCGGAATACGAAGGGGAGTCGCTGCGGCAGCAGGTTGCCACCGTGCTGCGGGAGCTGGCGCGCTTCCTCGGCGGCGAGAACACAAACGCCATCGGCATCTGGCAAAAGATCGAGGGCTGCGAAGCGGTGGTGGCCCGGGTGACGCTGGAGCCGACCTGGCAGTTGGCGGATGATAACCATGAAAGCTTCACCCGGCATATCCAACTGATCTTTAACCAGACGCGCAGCCTGTTGCTGACCAGTGAAAAGCTCAACACCTATCTGACAGGCAGCGGGGCGGCGCTGTCCGTGCAGGAACGCGCGGCGCTGCTCGAGGTGCAACGCCAGGGCGGGCGCGTTCTCGCCGAGTATGCGGCGCAG